A genomic window from Herbiconiux aconitum includes:
- the argG gene encoding argininosuccinate synthase, with protein MSKVLTSLPVGERVGIAFSGGLDTSVAVAWMREKGAVPCTYTADLGQPDEPDVEAVPGRAGEYGAEIARLVDCRAPLVEEGLVALACGAFHIRSGGKTYFNTTPLGRAVTGTLLVRAMKEDDVEIWGDGSTYKGNDIERFYRYGLLANPRLRIYKPWLDEAFVTELGGRTEMSEWLVARGFPYRASAEKAYSTDANIWGATHEAKTLEQLDTGVEIVEPIMGVPFWRDDVEIASEVVTVTFEAGRPVALNGVEYTDAVALVLEANAIGGRHGLGMSDQIENRIIEAKSRGIYEAPGMALLHIAYERLLNAIHNEDTVANYHVEGRRLGRLMYEGRWLDPQSLMLRESIQRWVGSAITGTVTLKLRRGDDYSLLDTSGPAFSYQPDKLSMERVGDAAFGPLDRIGQLTMRNLDIADSRARLEQYARQGIVGGATAQLLGELEEGEAASISAGPTETSLEAATDAANEAAAFDLGTD; from the coding sequence ATGTCCAAGGTCCTCACCAGTCTTCCCGTCGGCGAGCGCGTCGGCATCGCGTTCTCCGGGGGTCTCGACACCTCCGTCGCCGTCGCCTGGATGCGCGAGAAGGGCGCCGTGCCGTGCACCTACACGGCCGACCTCGGGCAGCCCGACGAGCCCGACGTCGAAGCGGTGCCCGGCCGCGCCGGAGAGTACGGCGCCGAGATCGCCCGCCTGGTCGACTGCCGCGCTCCGCTGGTGGAAGAAGGGCTCGTGGCGCTCGCCTGCGGCGCGTTCCACATCCGCTCCGGCGGCAAGACCTACTTCAACACCACGCCGCTCGGCCGCGCCGTCACGGGCACGCTGCTCGTGCGGGCGATGAAAGAAGACGACGTCGAGATCTGGGGCGACGGCTCCACCTACAAGGGCAACGACATCGAGCGGTTCTACCGCTACGGCCTGCTCGCCAACCCGCGCCTGCGCATCTACAAGCCCTGGCTCGACGAGGCATTCGTGACCGAGCTCGGCGGCCGCACCGAGATGAGCGAATGGCTCGTCGCGCGCGGCTTCCCCTACCGCGCCTCGGCCGAGAAGGCCTACTCCACCGACGCCAACATCTGGGGCGCCACCCACGAGGCCAAGACCCTCGAGCAGCTCGACACGGGCGTCGAGATCGTCGAACCCATCATGGGCGTGCCGTTCTGGCGCGACGACGTGGAGATCGCCTCCGAGGTGGTCACCGTCACCTTCGAGGCCGGTCGTCCGGTGGCCCTGAACGGCGTCGAATACACGGATGCCGTCGCTCTCGTTCTCGAAGCCAACGCGATCGGCGGCCGTCACGGCCTGGGTATGAGCGACCAGATCGAGAACCGCATCATCGAGGCCAAGTCGCGCGGCATCTACGAGGCGCCGGGCATGGCCCTGCTGCACATCGCCTACGAGCGCCTGCTGAACGCCATCCACAACGAAGACACCGTGGCCAACTACCACGTCGAAGGCCGGCGCCTCGGACGCCTGATGTACGAGGGCCGCTGGCTCGACCCGCAGTCGCTCATGCTGCGCGAGTCCATCCAGCGCTGGGTCGGCTCGGCCATCACCGGAACCGTCACCCTGAAGCTCCGCCGCGGCGACGACTACTCGCTGCTCGACACCTCAGGCCCGGCGTTCAGCTATCAGCCCGACAAGCTCTCGATGGAACGCGTCGGCGACGCCGCCTTCGGCCCGCTCGACCGCATCGGACAGCTCACCATGCGCAACCTCGACATCGCCGACAGCCGCGCGCGGCTCGAGCAGTACGCCCGGCAGGGCATCGTCGGCGGTGCCACCGCTCAGCTGCTCGGCGAGCTCGAAGAGGGCGAGGCCGCATCGATCAGCGCCGGGCCCACCGAGACCTCTCTCGAAGCGGCGACGGATGCGGCGAACGAGGCCGCAGCGTTCGACCTCGGCACCGACTGA
- a CDS encoding nitroreductase family deazaflavin-dependent oxidoreductase — translation MPSRDPRLPPRWIIRVIWRGHRALYRVTGGRRGLSAPGRDDRFGMLRLHTVGRRTGEPRLAILGYVDDGDRMVTLAMNGWGDPPPAWLLNLRAHPDAEVDLVDGRRAVRARVAEGEERSRLWAVAGAHRGWGDDLDRMARLRTKETAVVVFEPRQPA, via the coding sequence ATGCCGTCCCGAGACCCACGCTTGCCACCGCGCTGGATCATCCGCGTGATCTGGCGCGGCCACCGCGCCCTCTACCGCGTGACCGGAGGCCGTCGCGGTCTCTCCGCACCAGGCCGTGACGATCGCTTCGGCATGCTGCGGCTGCACACCGTCGGCCGCCGCACGGGCGAGCCTCGACTGGCCATTCTGGGCTACGTCGACGACGGCGATCGGATGGTGACACTCGCGATGAACGGCTGGGGCGACCCGCCGCCGGCTTGGCTGCTCAATCTGCGCGCGCATCCGGATGCCGAGGTCGACCTGGTCGACGGTCGCCGAGCCGTGCGTGCTCGCGTGGCCGAGGGCGAAGAACGTTCCCGACTGTGGGCCGTCGCCGGCGCGCATCGCGGCTGGGGCGACGACCTCGACCGCATGGCGCGGCTGCGCACGAAGGAGACCGCGGTGGTCGTCTTCGAGCCACGGCAGCCCGCCTGA
- a CDS encoding TetR/AcrR family transcriptional regulator yields MPALDAPDATPPLTRAVTDRLSRGKVVEAALAYADRHGSEALSMRKLGEQLGVDPMTVYRHVRDKDDLLAAISDMAVSRIAVVDARPGEGWAVTLRRQILAARQTTLQHPWLPRVLEARAEPTPAALDHLDRVLGILRAGGFSVDLSHHTLHVLGSRVLGFSQDLFDDSPGTRPTAAEAQAQAAAWATSHPHLAELALQATHEGALGGCDDDEEFAFSLDLILEGLERRRAQAAGAAGSGAAAAGAAEGTSS; encoded by the coding sequence ATGCCTGCCCTCGATGCACCGGATGCGACCCCACCCCTGACCCGCGCCGTCACCGATCGCCTGTCCCGCGGCAAGGTGGTGGAAGCAGCGCTCGCCTATGCCGATCGCCACGGCAGCGAGGCCCTCAGCATGCGCAAGCTCGGTGAGCAGCTCGGCGTCGATCCGATGACCGTCTACCGGCACGTACGCGACAAGGACGACCTGCTCGCCGCGATCTCCGATATGGCCGTCAGCCGCATCGCGGTGGTCGACGCGAGGCCTGGAGAGGGGTGGGCCGTGACGCTCCGCCGGCAGATCCTCGCCGCGCGGCAGACGACACTTCAGCACCCCTGGCTTCCGCGCGTGCTGGAGGCGCGAGCGGAGCCCACGCCGGCGGCGCTCGACCACCTCGATCGCGTGCTCGGCATCCTGCGCGCCGGAGGATTCTCGGTCGATCTCTCGCACCACACGCTGCACGTGCTCGGCAGCCGCGTACTCGGATTCAGTCAAGACCTGTTCGACGACTCCCCCGGCACCCGGCCGACGGCGGCTGAGGCCCAGGCGCAGGCCGCGGCGTGGGCCACGTCGCATCCGCACCTCGCCGAGCTCGCGCTCCAAGCCACCCATGAGGGCGCGCTCGGCGGGTGCGACGACGACGAGGAGTTCGCGTTCTCGCTCGACCTCATCCTCGAGGGTCTCGAGCGGCGCCGGGCGCAGGCTGCGGGGGCGGCGGGATCGGGCGCGGCGGCGGCTGGGGCGGCGGAGGGCACGTCGAGCTAG
- a CDS encoding GntR family transcriptional regulator, which yields MIRQVSPVSVVDAVSDDLRRRLFAGELRGTALTEVAIAAEYAISRSTGKAAVEKLVTEGLLQRGTHKSPRVPDLGPDDVRDIYSTRLRLEGEALRELAAERRVPEAATEANGRVRASGSGPALGSVEPDMLFHAALVQAVGSPRLERMYRSLVDEVRLCMSQVQGRSLLGVEQIAAEHQEILESIAAGDAEQAVARLRGHLGRASDRLAAAIASADAVSVDEAV from the coding sequence ATGATCCGTCAGGTGAGCCCCGTCTCCGTGGTCGACGCCGTGAGCGACGATCTCCGGCGCCGACTGTTCGCCGGCGAGCTGCGCGGCACCGCGCTCACCGAGGTGGCCATCGCGGCGGAGTACGCGATCTCCCGCTCGACAGGAAAGGCCGCCGTCGAGAAACTCGTGACCGAAGGGCTCCTGCAGCGCGGCACCCACAAATCCCCGCGGGTGCCCGATCTCGGCCCCGACGACGTGCGCGACATCTACAGCACCCGGCTCCGGCTCGAGGGCGAGGCTCTGCGCGAACTGGCGGCGGAGAGGCGGGTGCCCGAGGCCGCGACCGAGGCCAACGGGCGCGTGCGCGCATCCGGAAGCGGCCCGGCACTCGGCTCGGTCGAACCCGACATGCTTTTCCATGCGGCCCTCGTGCAGGCGGTCGGCAGCCCGCGGCTCGAACGGATGTATCGCTCGCTCGTCGACGAGGTGCGGCTGTGCATGTCGCAGGTGCAGGGCCGGAGCCTGCTCGGCGTCGAGCAGATCGCCGCCGAGCATCAGGAGATCTTGGAGAGCATCGCGGCCGGCGACGCCGAGCAGGCCGTGGCGCGTCTGCGCGGTCACCTCGGCCGGGCGAGCGACCGCCTGGCTGCAGCGATCGCCAGTGCCGACGCGGTGTCGGTCGACGAAGCGGTCTGA
- a CDS encoding DUF916 domain-containing protein, with product MLTGQFRRGLVRTGVALMAGLLIAGSAATSASAAEGDTTWSIAPSSESGADGRVSIRQTMDPGVGLTDHVAVTNYGAEEADLLVYASDGIVAPNGDFDLLSADEEAKDGGSWIGFTDPASGQKAVDVVELRVPGGATTIVEFQIDPPATATPGDHPAGVVAELAGADSAGVGFSARVGVRLHLRVTGELAPALTVKSQSATLDYAWSPFQPSRLRIETVVVNSGNVRLGLEPVVTTAGPFGLLPTSTEAEPVREVLPGQEVALTEEVEVWPLFWITGSLNIVPTIVGDDTVPADLTTTSTEFGIPAIPWLEAIAFVLLVGLVVLAIVLVRRRRVVQRRRFAAAVEAHVAALGQ from the coding sequence ATGCTAACTGGTCAATTCCGCCGGGGCCTGGTGCGCACCGGGGTCGCCCTGATGGCGGGCCTGCTCATCGCGGGGTCGGCAGCGACGTCGGCATCGGCGGCGGAGGGCGACACGACGTGGTCGATCGCGCCCTCGTCCGAGTCCGGGGCGGACGGCCGCGTGTCGATCCGCCAGACGATGGATCCGGGCGTCGGCCTGACCGACCATGTCGCCGTCACGAACTACGGGGCGGAGGAGGCCGACCTCCTGGTCTACGCGAGCGACGGGATCGTGGCGCCGAACGGCGACTTCGACCTGCTCTCCGCCGACGAAGAGGCGAAAGACGGCGGCTCCTGGATCGGGTTCACCGATCCCGCGAGCGGCCAGAAGGCGGTCGACGTGGTCGAACTCCGCGTTCCCGGGGGCGCGACGACGATCGTGGAGTTCCAGATCGACCCTCCGGCGACCGCGACGCCGGGCGATCACCCGGCCGGCGTGGTGGCCGAGCTTGCTGGCGCGGACAGCGCGGGGGTCGGATTCTCGGCGCGCGTCGGGGTGCGCCTGCACCTCCGGGTGACCGGCGAGCTGGCGCCGGCGCTGACCGTGAAATCGCAGAGCGCCACTCTCGACTACGCGTGGAGCCCCTTCCAGCCGAGCCGGCTCCGGATCGAGACCGTGGTCGTGAACTCCGGCAACGTGCGGCTCGGCCTCGAGCCGGTGGTCACCACCGCGGGGCCGTTCGGGCTGCTGCCGACGTCGACCGAGGCGGAGCCGGTGCGCGAGGTGCTCCCCGGCCAGGAGGTCGCGCTCACCGAGGAGGTCGAGGTCTGGCCGCTGTTCTGGATCACCGGCTCCCTCAACATCGTGCCGACGATCGTCGGCGACGACACGGTGCCCGCCGATCTGACGACGACGTCGACCGAGTTCGGCATCCCGGCGATCCCCTGGCTCGAGGCGATCGCCTTCGTGCTCCTCGTGGGTCTGGTGGTGCTGGCTATCGTGCTCGTCCGACGTCGGCGCGTGGTGCAGCGTCGGCGGTTCGCCGCCGCCGTGGAGGCCCATGTGGCCGCCCTGGGGCAATAG
- a CDS encoding ThuA domain-containing protein yields the protein MKQQIMRGGGLALAAGLAVGVGLAATPAYADEADPYKVLVVGQTLGYRHGHIPVTTQATIALGEANGFTVDVWDPAQPELSLASSPFTTAENLEQYATIVFASPVDGTNSQNPASPRLLDDTQLAALQGYIRNGGGYLGMHAATDAMHAVPWYSQLSGGSARFRNHPAQQNATMRVEDPGHPSTLDLPAEWNRFDEWYNFTTNPRKDVHVLITLDETTYNPGNGRMGADHPISWCQNFEGGRSWYEAAGHTDQSWADPVFLTHYLEGIKWTAGLTSGGGDCVSFREVRGVLANVGGDAAVTSAVSNGLDAAQGQADARNATGAVATLLQLEDVAAELGSADLDAKIDDLLVWQRNVARGAAPDDAEGIPLEVAVVDDPGALTLTVGSYGDAVGLTRVASPTDRWRYTGDLPEVTITDSRNASQAAGGGWAAAGQSSEFTAATATLTPDHLGWEPRLVGTRPGVTLGSPSVTKLDGGTGLASSSPLASAGNADRRGTATVSAGLVLDLPVAATEGDYSARVTLSLFPVD from the coding sequence ATGAAGCAACAGATCATGCGGGGAGGGGGGCTTGCGCTTGCGGCCGGACTCGCCGTCGGAGTCGGACTCGCAGCCACCCCCGCCTACGCCGACGAGGCGGATCCGTACAAAGTGCTCGTGGTCGGGCAGACCCTCGGGTACCGCCACGGCCACATCCCGGTGACCACCCAGGCCACGATCGCGCTCGGGGAGGCGAACGGCTTCACCGTCGACGTGTGGGACCCGGCGCAGCCGGAGCTGAGCCTGGCCAGCTCGCCCTTCACCACCGCGGAGAACCTCGAGCAGTACGCCACGATCGTGTTCGCCTCCCCTGTCGACGGGACGAACAGCCAGAACCCCGCCTCGCCGCGACTGCTGGACGACACCCAGCTCGCCGCGCTGCAGGGCTACATCCGCAACGGCGGCGGCTACCTCGGCATGCACGCCGCGACGGATGCGATGCACGCGGTGCCGTGGTACAGCCAGCTGAGCGGTGGCAGCGCGCGTTTCCGCAACCACCCCGCGCAGCAGAACGCGACCATGCGGGTCGAGGACCCCGGGCACCCGTCGACACTCGACCTGCCCGCCGAGTGGAACCGCTTCGACGAGTGGTACAACTTCACGACCAACCCGCGTAAGGACGTGCACGTCCTCATCACGCTGGACGAGACGACCTACAACCCCGGTAATGGGCGTATGGGGGCGGACCACCCGATCTCCTGGTGCCAGAACTTCGAGGGCGGCCGTTCCTGGTACGAGGCTGCCGGTCACACCGACCAGTCCTGGGCCGACCCGGTCTTCCTCACCCACTACCTCGAGGGCATCAAGTGGACCGCGGGCCTCACGAGCGGCGGCGGTGACTGCGTCTCGTTCCGCGAGGTACGCGGAGTGCTGGCGAACGTCGGCGGAGACGCCGCCGTGACCTCGGCCGTGTCGAACGGACTCGACGCAGCCCAGGGTCAGGCTGACGCCCGCAACGCGACCGGGGCGGTAGCGACCCTCCTTCAGCTGGAGGATGTCGCCGCGGAGCTCGGTTCGGCCGACCTCGACGCCAAGATCGACGACCTCCTCGTCTGGCAGCGTAACGTCGCCCGCGGTGCGGCGCCCGACGACGCCGAGGGTATTCCCCTCGAGGTCGCCGTGGTGGATGACCCGGGCGCGCTGACGCTGACCGTCGGCAGCTATGGCGACGCAGTCGGCCTCACCCGGGTCGCGAGCCCGACGGATCGCTGGCGCTACACCGGCGACCTGCCCGAGGTGACCATCACCGACTCGCGCAACGCGTCTCAGGCCGCGGGTGGTGGCTGGGCTGCCGCAGGGCAGTCGTCGGAGTTCACGGCCGCGACCGCCACGCTGACGCCTGACCACCTCGGCTGGGAGCCGCGCCTCGTGGGCACCCGACCCGGAGTCACCCTGGGCAGCCCCTCGGTGACGAAGCTCGATGGCGGAACCGGTCTCGCCTCGTCGTCGCCGCTCGCCTCAGCGGGTAACGCCGACCGTCGAGGGACCGCCACCGTTTCGGCCGGTCTGGTTCTCGATCTGCCGGTGGCCGCGACCGAGGGCGACTACTCGGCTCGGGTGACGCTGTCGCTGTTCCCCGTCGACTGA
- a CDS encoding FAD-binding and (Fe-S)-binding domain-containing protein, whose protein sequence is MPAPSIAARFDRDEAHPLDLSTRPIDLHANAHDASHFLLIPEAVVVAKDAAEVGRLLRAGARTGTPVTLRSGGTSLSGQGVTDGVLVDVRRNFRRIEVEDDGRRVRVQPGATVRQVNARLARYGRKLGPDPASESACTIGGVVANNSSGMACGITGNTYRTLESMTVVLPSGTVVDTGATDADARLAHDEPALTAGLLRLRDRVRGNASSVRILQHQFSMKNTMGYGLNSFLDHDTPAQLLAHLVIGSEGTLGFVAEAVFQTLPLLERAATGLLVFDDLLAANEALPGIVASGAAAVELMDAQSLRVGKAEADAHPLIRDLTVDKQAALLVEYQAATAEELSAAQATGQQALDVLRTSTPTVLSTDPATRAALWHLRKGLYATVAGARPSGTTALLEDVVVPVESLARTCERLIDLFGRYDYDNNVIFGHAKDGNIHFMLTDLFEGAGLDRYAAFTDDMVDLILGEGGSLKAEHGTGRVMAPYVQRQYGDELYAVMRELKVLCDPSGMLNPGVIITDDPAVHLKDIKRTPTIEVEADRCVECGYCEPVCPSRDLTLTPRQRIVVKRAIASATADGDTALAEELERDYGYQGVQTCAVDGMCQTACPVLINTGDLVRRLRKSEHSGVEKAVWKTAAQHWGATTRIASTALTVADKVPSPVIAIPNRLGRVVVGDDVLPLWSGELPAGGARRSRPALPPSAEPEAVYVPACVNAMFGPADAAGGAIGPGVQRSFEQLCEQAGVTVLVPTDIDSLCCGTPWSSKGLPDGAAIMRDRVLASLRAATRDGELPIICDASSCTEGLLHTIEADPAPAATGAPRMRVVDVVDFVATRILPALPEHERIEKLALHPTCSSTRLGINPQLTAVAEAVAETVVVPDDWGCCAFAGDRGMLHPELTASATRSQAAEVRASGATAHASCNRTCELGMTRATGAEYQHVLELLAEATRPVAR, encoded by the coding sequence ATGCCCGCACCGAGCATCGCCGCCCGTTTCGACAGGGACGAGGCGCACCCTCTCGACCTCTCCACCCGCCCGATCGACCTCCACGCGAACGCCCACGACGCGTCGCATTTCCTTCTCATTCCCGAAGCCGTGGTGGTGGCCAAAGACGCCGCCGAGGTGGGCCGCCTCCTCCGCGCCGGAGCCCGCACGGGCACTCCCGTGACTCTCCGCTCGGGCGGCACGAGCCTGAGCGGCCAGGGTGTCACCGACGGCGTGCTCGTCGACGTGCGCCGCAACTTCCGTCGCATCGAGGTCGAAGACGACGGCCGCCGCGTGCGCGTGCAACCCGGCGCCACCGTGCGCCAGGTCAACGCCCGCCTGGCCCGATACGGCCGCAAGCTCGGGCCCGATCCGGCGAGCGAGTCGGCCTGCACCATCGGCGGCGTCGTCGCCAACAACTCCAGCGGCATGGCCTGCGGCATCACCGGCAACACCTACCGCACCCTCGAGTCGATGACCGTCGTGCTGCCGAGCGGCACCGTCGTCGACACCGGGGCGACGGATGCCGACGCCCGGCTCGCACACGACGAACCCGCCCTCACCGCCGGCCTCCTGCGCCTCCGCGACCGCGTGCGCGGCAACGCCTCGTCGGTGCGCATCCTGCAGCACCAGTTCTCGATGAAGAACACCATGGGCTACGGCCTCAATTCCTTCCTCGACCACGACACCCCCGCCCAGTTACTGGCCCACCTCGTGATCGGCAGCGAAGGCACACTCGGTTTCGTCGCCGAGGCCGTGTTCCAGACTCTCCCACTGCTCGAGAGGGCCGCGACCGGACTGCTCGTCTTCGACGACCTGCTGGCGGCCAACGAAGCCCTCCCCGGCATCGTCGCGAGCGGTGCCGCCGCCGTGGAACTGATGGATGCGCAGTCGTTGCGCGTGGGCAAGGCAGAAGCGGATGCGCATCCCCTCATCCGCGACCTCACCGTCGACAAGCAGGCCGCCCTGCTGGTCGAATACCAAGCCGCGACCGCCGAAGAGTTGAGCGCGGCCCAGGCGACCGGCCAACAAGCGCTGGACGTGCTGCGCACCAGCACCCCCACCGTGCTCTCGACCGACCCCGCCACCCGAGCCGCACTCTGGCACCTGCGCAAAGGCCTCTACGCCACCGTCGCCGGCGCCCGCCCTTCCGGCACCACGGCCCTGCTCGAAGACGTCGTGGTTCCGGTCGAGTCGCTCGCCCGCACCTGCGAGCGCCTGATCGACCTCTTCGGCCGCTACGACTATGACAACAACGTCATCTTCGGCCACGCCAAAGACGGCAACATCCACTTCATGCTCACCGACTTGTTCGAGGGCGCAGGGCTCGACCGTTACGCCGCGTTCACCGACGACATGGTCGACCTCATCCTCGGCGAAGGCGGATCGCTGAAGGCCGAGCACGGCACCGGCCGAGTGATGGCCCCGTACGTGCAGCGGCAGTACGGCGACGAGCTCTACGCCGTGATGCGCGAGCTCAAAGTCCTCTGCGACCCGAGCGGGATGCTCAACCCGGGCGTCATCATCACCGACGACCCCGCGGTGCACCTGAAAGACATCAAGCGCACCCCGACCATCGAGGTCGAAGCCGACCGCTGCGTGGAGTGCGGCTACTGCGAACCCGTGTGCCCGAGCCGTGACCTCACCCTCACACCCCGCCAGCGGATCGTCGTGAAGCGCGCGATCGCGAGCGCCACCGCCGACGGCGACACCGCTCTCGCCGAGGAACTCGAGCGCGACTACGGCTACCAGGGTGTGCAGACCTGCGCGGTCGACGGCATGTGCCAGACCGCCTGCCCGGTTCTCATCAACACGGGCGACCTTGTACGGCGCCTGCGCAAGTCCGAGCACTCGGGCGTCGAGAAGGCGGTGTGGAAGACCGCGGCCCAGCACTGGGGCGCGACGACCCGCATCGCGAGCACCGCACTCACCGTCGCCGACAAGGTGCCGTCGCCCGTCATCGCGATCCCGAACCGGCTCGGCCGGGTCGTGGTGGGCGACGACGTGCTGCCGCTGTGGTCGGGTGAGCTGCCGGCCGGCGGGGCACGGCGATCACGCCCCGCCTTGCCGCCGAGTGCTGAGCCCGAGGCGGTCTACGTTCCCGCCTGCGTCAACGCGATGTTCGGACCAGCGGATGCCGCGGGGGGCGCGATCGGCCCCGGCGTGCAGCGCAGCTTCGAGCAGCTCTGCGAGCAGGCCGGCGTCACCGTGCTCGTTCCCACCGACATCGACTCACTCTGCTGCGGCACCCCCTGGTCGTCGAAGGGCCTGCCCGACGGCGCCGCCATCATGCGCGACCGCGTGCTCGCGAGCCTGCGCGCCGCCACCCGCGACGGCGAGCTACCCATCATCTGCGACGCCTCCTCCTGCACCGAGGGCCTGCTGCACACCATCGAGGCCGACCCGGCGCCCGCTGCCACCGGAGCACCACGGATGCGTGTGGTCGACGTGGTCGACTTCGTCGCCACCCGCATCCTCCCGGCCCTGCCCGAGCACGAGCGCATCGAGAAGCTCGCCCTGCACCCCACCTGCTCGTCGACCCGGTTGGGCATCAACCCGCAGCTCACCGCGGTGGCCGAGGCCGTGGCCGAGACCGTCGTGGTGCCCGACGACTGGGGTTGCTGCGCCTTCGCCGGAGACCGCGGGATGCTGCATCCGGAGCTCACCGCGTCGGCGACCCGTTCGCAGGCGGCCGAGGTGCGCGCATCCGGAGCCACCGCCCACGCCAGCTGCAACCGCACCTGCGAGCTCGGCATGACCCGCGCCACCGGGGCCGAGTACCAGCACGTGCTCGAGCTCTTGGCCGAGGCCACCCGCCCCGTGGCCCGGTAG
- a CDS encoding zinc-dependent alcohol dehydrogenase, with the protein MSENMRAAVYHGDHDIRVGRVPMPSRAPGEVLIRVTRSGLCGTDATEWAVGPKVFPVAVAHRVTGHLGPMILGHEFVGEVVSADDESGFRPGDRVASGAGVWCGECKRCLEGRTNMCERYYTYGLSTDGGMAGYVSTPARNLAPIPAGLSDDHAALAQPLAVGIHAARRSGAVDGDRVVIIGGGAIASFVLAGLKHLVDAEVLVVEFAGPKQDRALRFGASAVLSPGPDLAAEVVDAFDGARPDVVIEASGAPGQLATAVSLVRDGGRVLAVGLPKAKPELDVHSLVFREITIDSSLAHVCDSDLRPALAILAEGVVGPELLENVVALDELGEQLERLVQGKLDGKVLIDPWR; encoded by the coding sequence ATGAGCGAGAACATGCGTGCAGCCGTCTACCACGGCGACCACGACATCCGGGTCGGCCGCGTTCCGATGCCGTCGCGTGCGCCGGGGGAGGTGCTCATCCGGGTGACCCGGTCGGGGCTCTGCGGCACCGACGCGACCGAGTGGGCCGTGGGCCCCAAGGTCTTCCCGGTGGCCGTGGCGCACCGGGTCACCGGTCACCTCGGACCGATGATCCTGGGTCACGAGTTCGTCGGCGAGGTGGTGTCCGCCGATGACGAGAGCGGCTTCCGCCCCGGCGATCGTGTGGCGAGCGGCGCCGGTGTCTGGTGCGGCGAGTGCAAACGCTGCCTCGAGGGTCGCACCAACATGTGCGAGCGCTACTACACCTACGGTCTCAGCACCGATGGCGGGATGGCCGGCTACGTGTCGACGCCGGCGCGCAACCTGGCGCCGATTCCGGCGGGCCTGTCCGACGACCACGCCGCTCTCGCGCAGCCGCTGGCCGTGGGCATCCACGCCGCCCGGCGCTCGGGTGCGGTCGACGGCGACCGGGTGGTGATCATCGGGGGAGGAGCGATCGCGTCGTTCGTGCTCGCCGGGCTCAAGCACCTGGTCGATGCCGAGGTGCTCGTGGTGGAGTTCGCCGGACCGAAGCAGGATCGCGCGCTGCGCTTCGGCGCCTCGGCGGTGCTGAGCCCCGGCCCCGATCTGGCGGCGGAGGTGGTGGATGCGTTCGACGGCGCCCGACCCGACGTGGTGATCGAGGCCAGCGGAGCGCCAGGGCAACTCGCCACGGCCGTGTCGCTCGTGCGCGACGGCGGTCGTGTGCTGGCCGTGGGGCTGCCGAAGGCCAAGCCCGAACTCGATGTGCACTCCCTGGTGTTCCGCGAGATCACGATCGACTCCTCGCTGGCCCACGTCTGCGACTCCGATCTGCGGCCCGCGCTCGCCATCCTCGCCGAGGGTGTGGTGGGGCCGGAGCTGCTCGAGAACGTGGTGGCGCTCGACGAACTCGGTGAGCAGCTCGAGCGGCTCGTGCAGGGCAAGCTCGACGGCAAGGTGCTGATCGACCCCTGGCGCTAG